A DNA window from Impatiens glandulifera chromosome 7, dImpGla2.1, whole genome shotgun sequence contains the following coding sequences:
- the LOC124909900 gene encoding plasma membrane ATPase 3-like, whose protein sequence is MRRTSRYAKAFPLREGLPVTRRPSCYAKGFPLREGPSVKFRKLGWMLQYTLTGECFPITKSAGDEIYSGSTCKQGEIKAVVIATGVHTFFGKAAHLVDSINLVGHFQKVLSAIENLCICSIAMGMLIEIIMMYPIQRRSYRTGIDNLLVLLIGGIPIAMPSVLSVTMTIGSHRLSQQSFFIKMLNGAIFCVHVISREVDVDTVILLSTRASQMENQDAIDAAIVGILADLKEDAIAKANPVVKAEKLNKI, encoded by the exons ATGCGAAGgacttctcgttacgcgaaggcaTTCCCATTACGTGAAGGCCTTCCCGTTACGCGAAGGCCTTCCTGTTACGCAAAGGGCTTCCCATTACGCGAAGGGCCTTCCGTTAAGTTTAGGAAATTGGGTTGGATGCTCCAATATACTTTAACTGGTGAGTGTTTTCCTATTACAAAATCTGCTGGAGATGAGATTTACTCTGGTTCTACCTGTAAACAAGGAGAAATCAAAGCTGTTGTGATTGCCACAGGTGTGCATACCTTCTTTGGTAAAGCTGCTCATCTAGTAGACAGTATAAATCTAGTTGGCCATTTTCAAAAG GTCTTGTCTGCCATAGAGAATTTATGTATATGTTCTATTGCAATGGGGATGTTGATCGAGATTATTATGATGTACCCTATTCAGCGTCGATCCTACCGTACTGGAATTGATAATCTACTAGTACTGCTTATAGGTGGAATTCCCATTGCAATGCCCTCTGTCCTATCTGTGACAATGACAATCGGTTCACATCGTTTGTCTCAGCAG AGTTTCTTCATAAAAATGTTGAATGGAGCTATTTTTTGTGTTCATGTAATTTCCAGAGAAGTAGATGTAGATACTGTAATTTTGTTGTCTACCAGGGCATCTCAGATGGAAAATCAAGATGCAATTGACGCTGCTATTGTAGGGATACTAGCTGATCTAAAGGAG GATGCTATAGCTAAAGCTAATCCTGTTGTTAAGGCGGAGAAACTCAACAAGATCTAG